A portion of the Lolium rigidum isolate FL_2022 chromosome 1, APGP_CSIRO_Lrig_0.1, whole genome shotgun sequence genome contains these proteins:
- the LOC124708947 gene encoding tuliposide A-converting enzyme 1, chloroplastic-like: PRTRARAAMDPDSEISFDFQPFLCQYKSGRVFRYRSNATVPAGADPVTGVVSKDIHVGAARARVYLPPDVAASDAKLPVILYFHGGGFVVGSPAGTANHAYLNDLVARAGAIGVSVYYRLAPEHMLPAAYEDGWAAVRWAATRGDGADPWLLDHADLSRVFLAGCSAGANLAHNMAIRASAAGALPKGVTIRGLLAVHPYFTGKEAVGAEVDFPADVREHMDRTWRFVFPGSLGLDDPLVNPFVNDEARAAVAKISCERVLVCVAEADVLLKERGLWYYRELKASGYAGDLDLLESKGVGHGFHMDMLHSEEGVKLQKRTVEFIRK; this comes from the coding sequence CCCCGCACCCGCGCGCGCGCTGCCATGGATCCCGACTCCGAGATCAGCTTCGACTTCCAGCCCTTCCTCTGCCAGTACAAGAGCGGCCGCGTCTTCCGCTACCGCAGCAATGCCACCGTCCCCGCCGGCGCCGACCCCGTCACAGGCGTCGTCTCCAAGGACATCCACGTCGGCGCCGCCCGAGCGCGCGTCTACCTCCCGCCCGACGTGGCCGCGTCCGATGCCAAGCTCCCCGTCATCCTCTACTTccacggcggcggcttcgtcgtCGGCTCACCCGCCGGCACCGCCAACCACGCGTACCTCAACGACCTCGTCGCCCGCGCCGGCGCCATCGGCGTCTCCGTCTACTACCGCCTCGCGCCGGAGCACATGCTCCCCGCGGCGTACGAGGACGGCTGGGCGGCCGTGCGGTGGGCCGCCACGCGCGGGGACGGCGCGGACCCGTGGCTGCTCGATCACGCCGACCTTTCCCGCGTGTTCCTCGCCGGCTGCAGCGCCGGCGCCAACCTCGCGCACAACATGGCCATCCGCGCCTCCGCGGCCGGCGCGCTGCCGAAGGGAGTCACCATCCGCGGCCTCCTGGCCGTGCACCCGTACTTCACCGGGaaggaggccgtgggcgcggaggTGGACTTCCCCGCGGACGTGAGGGAGCACATGGACCGCACCTGGAGGTTCGTGTTCCCGGGATCGCTGGGGCTGGACGATCCACTCGTGAACCCGTTCGTCAACGACGAggcgcgcgccgccgtcgccaagaTCTCGTGCGAGCGCGTGCTGGTGTGCGTGGCCGAGGCCGACGTCCTGCTCAAGGAGCGCGGCCTGTGGTACTACCGGGAGCTCAAGGCGAGCGGCTACGCCGGCGACCTGGACCTGTTGGAGTCCAAGGGCGTCGGCCACGGGTTTCACATGGATATGCTCCACTCCGAGGAGGGCGTCAAGCTGCAGAAGCGCACCGTTGAATTCATCAGGAAATGA
- the LOC124685433 gene encoding zinc finger protein ZOP1-like, whose amino-acid sequence MTEYWVSQGNKWCDLCKIFISNNPFSIRTHELGKRHKDNVTQRLSTMQKDGAAKEKEQQQAAKALQLIEAKAKKSYQKDLENNQRNVDGDSSAAPGEGWVFDSTTGYYHDKSTGLYYDSNSGFYYSDGLGKWVTQEEAYKSVETSKADVAQSSTSQAKPPGGGGVISSIKGGPAPGLVVTKPLNPMRAVKGAPSGVAANKRKREEKKPKVVTKEEEAALRAREAARKRVEDREKPLMGLYKTY is encoded by the exons ATGACGGAG TACTGGGTGAGCCAAGGAAACAAATGGTGCGACTTGTGTAAAATTTTCATATCAAACAATCCGTTCAGCATCAGAACACATGAACTTGGCAAACGGCACAAGGACAATGTCACCCAAAGATTGTCTACTATGCAAAAGGATGGTGCTGCTAAGGAAAAGgagcagcagcaagcagctaAAGCCCTCCAGCTGATAGAAGCT AAAGCTAAAAAGAGTTACCAGAAAGATTTAGAGAATAACCAGAGAAACGTGGATGGTGACAGTTCTGCAGCACCTGGAGAAG GATGGGTATTCGACTCAACTACAGGGTATTATCATGATAAATCTACTGGACTTTACTACGACTCAAACTCTGGATTCTATTATTCTGATGGTTTAG GCAAATGGGTAACCCAGGAAGAGGCATACAAGTCGGTGGAAACTTCCAAAGCTGATGTTGCACAATCGTCAACTTCGCAAGCAAAACCACCTGGTGGAGGCGGAGTTATCTCGAGTATCAAAGGAGGGCCAGCTCCAGGTTTGGTGGTCACAAAACCACTGAATCCGATGAGAGCTGTGAAGGGCGCTCCATCTGGTGTTGCTGCTAACAAGAGAAAAAGAGAGGAGAAGAAGCCCAAGGTGGTCACGAAAGAGGAGGAAGCTGCCCTTAGAGCGCGGGAGGCGGCAAGGAAACGAGTTGAAGACAGGGAGAAGCCTCTGATGGGATTATATAAGACATACTAG